One window from the genome of Melopsittacus undulatus isolate bMelUnd1 unplaced genomic scaffold, bMelUnd1.mat.Z mat_scaffold_438_arrow_ctg1, whole genome shotgun sequence encodes:
- the LOC101880772 gene encoding desmoglein-1 gives MDWLPHRMAAFVFLLLVLLDFSTGFHVEVKEWDENGMARWKTFRRQKREWIKFAAACREGEDNSKRNPIAKIRSDCEENHPITYSISGVGIDRAPYGIFVVNPRTGEINITSIVDREVTPVFVIHCFAKHSVTGVDLEPPLELRVRVLDINDNPPIFAQTVFTGSIEECSMDNTLVMKIIATDADEPNHLNSKIAFKIESQEPAGPPMFIMNKYTGELHLANYLDREQHSSYTLVVKASDRDGAADGISSLCSCNVKVIDVNDNFPTLAQSSFSASISENSLSSELLRIQALDADEEFTDNWLAEFFFISGNEDNWFEIVTDRATNQGILRVIKELNYEHLQTHSLIIGVRNVAAFHHSVAHEYQISGTPLTIEVKNVIEPPRFNPSSVVFSLSERTRANYVVGTYTAIDEDTGAIATNVVYSIGRDPGALFRINQNTGEITLTKVINRESIYLTNGQYRAEVLAITRGVPRYTATGTIVLSIQEMNDNCPIINTELRKVCMHSPSVIITAKNMNGEVYGAPFTFSIHGEPQTTWIIRSINASSAELTTQNIDFYIYRIYVSVRDSQGRRCLKPHIIPVQACQCDSRNYCTSGATKIIIIGGGSGGGGSEGGGSEAGGSEAGGSEAGGSDSDKGQEGGGGGQEGGYTEDHTNWQTYTDDYDENDRYTAATDYGYDGNGDYGRALETSTTLSGAAIGLMFLGGLIFVLIPILMSMSDCCGCGPGAAAGVGTGFEPVPECIEGAIHPWGIEGAQPEDRDVSHILAPTTAAGGDFGEPSDIYTNTYGGGGVVASGVEETTGVGYGTGTGYGTAGGISGAGEVKGSIGGTIKEYREGGVNMAFLDNYFSEKAFVYADEDEGRPANDCLLIYDHEGVGTPVGSVGCCSFIGEDTDETYLDTLGPKFKTLAEICLGKEIEPFPDVNPHWPSINVPFPNPESDLNLPPPGTTIIVNGGAPMPPPVGTTTVVTENTYTSGSTIQHSRPMPDPLLHGNMTVTETYTSGSPSICIDPLRASNVVVTERVVGPASASELRGMLDIPDLTDGSNVIVTERLIAPNSRLPASLSIPDLVDGSNVVVTERVFRPASGVPGSLINIPSELTNAHNMMVTERVVSGSGMSSMGAANLGSMSGTSQMLSADCHLGQAMGTASPGTSRRRVTKYSSMQYSSQ, from the exons ATGGACTGGCTCCCTCACCGAATGGCTGCTTTTGTGTTCCTTTTATTG GTACTCCTGGATTTCAGCACAGGATTTCATGTAGAG GTAAAAGAATGGGATGAAAATGGAATGGCAAGATGGAAAACCTTCAGAAGACAAAAACGTGAATGGATCAAATTTGCTGCAGCTTGTAGAGAAGGAGAAGATAATTCTAAGAGGAATCCAATTGCCAAA ATCCGATCGGACTGTGAAGAAAACCATCCAATCACATACAGCATCTCTGGAGTTGGAATTGATCGTGCCCCCTATGGAATATTTGTTGTTAACCCAAGAACAGGAGAAATTAATATAACATCAATAGTGGATAGGGAAGTAACCCCAGTATTTGTT ATACACTGCTTTGCTAAACACTCAGTGACGGGTGTAGATTTGGAGCCACCTCTTGAACTTCGAGTCAGAGTTCTGGATATAAATGATAACCCTCCAATATTTGCACAAACTGTTTTTACAGGATCTATTGAAGAATGCAGTATGGACA acacACTGGTGATGAAAATAATTGCAACAGATGCAGATGAACCTAATCACCTGAATTCTAAAATTGCCTTCAAGATAGAGAGTCAGGAACCTGCAGGTCCACCCATGTTCATTATGAATAAATATACTGGAGAACTTCATCTTGCAAATTATCTTGACAGAGAG CAACATAGTAGCTACACCCTTGTTGTGAAAGCGTCAGACCGGGATGGAGCTGCCGATGGAATATCATCCCTCTGTAGCTGTAATGTTAAAGTTATTGATGTCAATGACAATTTCCCAACTCTTGCTCAAAGCTCT TTTTCagcaagtatttcagaaaattcACTCAGTTCAGAACTGCTACGAATACAAGCTCTGGATGCTGACGAAGAGTTTACAGACAATTGGTTAGcagaatttttctttatatctggTAATGAAGATAACTGGTTTGAAATTGTTACAGATCGAGCTACAAATCAAGGAATCCTTAGAGTAATTAAG GAACTGAATTATGAACATCTCCAGACTCACTCACTGATTATTGGTGTCAGGAACGTGGCTGCCTTCCACCACTCTGTTGCTCATGAATACCAAATATCTGGAACACCCCTCACAATAGAAGTAAAAAATGTGATTGAACCACCAAGATTTAATCCATCTTCAGTTGTGTTTTCTCTATCAGAAAGAACAAGAGCAAATTATGTTGTGGGAACATACACAGCCATTGATGAGGACACTGGAGCTATTGCAACGAATGTTGT ATATAGTATAGGACGTGATCCAGGTGCCTTGTTCAGAATCAACCAAAATACTGGTGAAATCACACTGACCAAAGTTATTAACCGGGAATCAATCTATTTAACCAATGGGCAGTACAGAGCAGAGGTTCTGGCTATCACCAGAG GGGTTCCCAGATATACTGCTACTGGCACCATTGTGCTTTCAATACAGGAAATGAATGACAATTGCCCAATTATTAATACTGAGTTACGGAAAGTATGTATGCATTCCCCATCAGTGATTATCACAGCAAAGAATATGAATGGTGAAGTATATGGTGCCCCCTTTACATTCAGTATACATGGTGAACCTCAAACTACATGGATTATCAGATCAATAAATG ctTCCTCTGCAGAACTAACGACTCAGAACATTGACTTTTACATTTATAGGATCTATGTCAGCGTAAGAGATAGCCAAGGCCGACGCTGCCTTAAACCACATATAATTCCCGTGCAAGCTTGTCAGTGTGATAGTCGTAATTACTGCACTAGTGGGGCCACAAAAATAATTATCATTGGTGGTGGCAGTGGGGGTGGTGGCAGTGAGGGTGGTGGCAGTGAGGCTGGTGGCAGTGAGGCTGGTGGCAGTGAGGCTGGTGGCAGCGACAGTGATAAAGGCCAGGAAGGTGGTGGAGGGGGACAAGAAGGAGGATATACTGAGGACCACACAAACTGGCAGACTTACACTGATGACTATGATGAGAATGACAGATATACTGCAGCCACTGATTATGGTTATGATGGAAATGGAGACTATGGCAGAGCTCTCGAAACTTCTACCACACTTAGCGGTGCTGCCATTGGCCTGATGTTCCTTGGTGGATTAATATTTGTTT TGATTCCAATTTTGATGTCAATGAGCGACTGTTGTGGATGTGGacctggtgctgcagctggagttggaactggatttgAACCTGTACCTGAATGCATAGAAGGGGCAATTCATCCGTGGGGAATAGAAGGTGCCCAGCCTGAAGACAGG GATGTCTCACACATTCTTGCCCCAACAACTGCTGCAGGAGGTGATTTTGGTGAACCCTCTG acatatatacaaatacatatggaggaggaggagtagTAGCTTCTGGTGTTGAAGAAACTACAGGGGTTGGCTATGGCACTGGTACTGGTTACGGAACAGCTGGAGGAATCTCTGGAGCAGGGGAAGTAAAAGGATCAATTGGAGGAACAATTAAAGAATATCGAGAAGGAGGGGTGAACATGGCCTTCCTAGACAACTACTTCTCTGAG AAAGCGTTTGTGTATGCAGATGAAGATGAAGGTCGGCCAGCAAATGACTGCCTATTAATATATGATCATGAAGGAGTCGGTACTCCCGTTGGCTCTGTGGGTTGCTGCAGCTTTATTGGAGAAGATACAGATGAAACATATTTGGATACATTAGGACCAAAATTCAAGACCTTGGCAGAGATCTGTCTGGGCAAAGAGATCGAACCTTTCCCTGATGTCAATCCACACTGGCCAAGCATTAACGTTCCCTTCCCCAACCCTGAAAGTGATCTAAATCTCCCACCACCTGGAACCACCATCATTGTCAATGGAGGTGCACCTATGCCTCCCCCAGTTGGCACTACAACTGTTGTTACAGAAAACACCTACACATCTGGGTCAACCATACAGCACTCAAGGCCGATGCCAGATCCTTTGCTCCACGGCAACATGACGGTGACTGAGACCTACACCTCTGGTTCCCCCTCAATTTGCATTGACCCTCTGCGTGCATCCAATGTTGTTGTAACAGAAAGGGTTGTCGGTCCTGCATCTGCTTCTGAGTTGCGTGGCATGCTAGATATCCCCGATCTCACAGATGGGTCCAACGTTATCGTCACAGAAAGATTAATCGCGCCTAACTCCAGGCTCCCAGCCTCTCTGAGCATTCCCGATTTGGTAGATGGATCGAATGTGGTAGTGACAGAAAGAGTGTTCAGGCCTGCCTCTGGCGTGCCAGGCAGCTTAATAAATATTCCCTCAGAATTAACAAATGCCCACAACATGATGGTCACCGAGAGGGTAGTATCAGGGTCTGGGATGAGCAGCATGGGGGCAGCAAATCTGGGGAGCATGAGTGGCACAAGTCAGATGCTCAGTGCTGACTGTCACCTTGGCCAAGCAATGGGCACAGCATCCCCCGGCACCTCCCGGAGAAGAGTGACAAAGTACAGCAGCATGCAGTACTCCAGTCAGTAA